From the Bradyrhizobium ontarionense genome, the window TCGGCGAAGCGCACGGCGGCGGCGACGCCGTCGATCACGGGGATACCCAATTCGGTCGAGAGGTCGTGCGCGAGATCGGCCATGCCGGCGCAGCCGAGCACGATCGCGCCGATGCCGTCCTGATCGCGCGCGGCGCGGCATTCGCCGAGCAGCGTGCCGCGCACATTGGCCTCGGGCTTGTCGAGATCGAGCACGGCGACGTCGACCGCACGTACCTTCCGGCAATGCTGCTCCATGCCGTAATTGCGTACGAGGTGCTCGGCGATCACCTTGGTACGCGACAGCGTCGTGACGATGCTGAAATGCGTGGCGACGAAGCTCGCGGCATGCATGGCCGCTTCCGCGATGCCGAGCACCGGCACAGGCGACAACTCGCGCGCGGCCAGCAGGCCGGGGTCGCCGAAGCAGGCGATCACATGGGCGTGACACCCCTGGGCATCGCCCGTCTCGACCTCCTTCAGCATGCCGATCGTGGCAATCGCCTCGTCGTAATGACCCTCGATCGAGGCGGCGCCGAAGCGGGCGGTGCGGCCGATGATCCGCGTTGTCGGACTGGCGCTGGCCTGGGCCGCTCGAGCGATCAGCTCGGTCATCGATTCCGTCATGTTCGGGTTGATGACGTTGATCACGATCTCGCTGCTGCGGCTCATCATGGCGTCCGTTCGCGGTGGTTCGCCGTGTTCTAGCCGAGTTCCCCGGGCAGGGTCGAGAGGCGTTGGCGACGCGGGAACGCGCAGACGTGAACGGGATTGGGCTTGCGCCCGGATCCCGCGCAACCAGCTCAAGCCGGGTCGAACCTCGAAGTATCGTGCATGCTCCGTGTCCTCATGATCCTCGTGCTGATGATCGCCGCGCCGGCCGCGACCGAGGCGCGTGATCGGGTCAATCCGGTGCCGTTCGCGCACACGCCGTGCAGCGTGCTCGACAACCAGCCCTGCACGCCGTCGTTCTGCAGCATCTACGGGCCCTGGCCGTGCATTCCGGAGATGGACTATCCCTATGGCCAGAACCTGCAGCTGACGATCGAGAGCAGGCCGCCCAAGGACCAGGAGTCCAAGTATCAGAGGCCGGATCATGATCTCGACACGATCGGCGACCTGTTCGCCGAATTGCGCTCATGCTGGACGCCACCACCGCAGGACGCTGCCCGTGCGGGCATGCAGCTGACGGTGCGCTTCAGTTTCAAGCGGACTGGCGAGATTGTGGCGCCGCCACGCCTGACCTTCGCCACCTCCGGCGCGTCGGCCGACAACCGCGCGACCTATCTGAAGGCCATCAATGCCTCGCTCGATACCTGCCTGCCGCTGAAGTTCACCTCAGGGCTCGGCGGTGCGCTGGCAGGGCGGCCGATCGCGATCCGCTATGTCGACAACCGGGATTTGAAGAACACGTCGTCGGACCAGCAGTAATCCGACGTTGCCTTGCGCTGTTTGCCGCGTGCTCCAGCCAAGCGCACCGCGTGTACGTTGCGAGGCCGCCCCCGGAAATGATACCGATGCCCACGCACAGGTCGTGTGCATGCGAAGGGGGACGCCGTGGGACTTCTGGTGATGGTGGTGGGGCTGGTGCTGTTTCTCGGCGCCCATGTGTTCACGACCCGGCGCGCGGCGCGTGCGCAGGTCATCGCGCGGCTGGGCGAGGGCACGTATAAGCTCGCCTACACGGTCGTGGCTCTCGCCGGCCTCGCCCTGATCGTCTGGGGCTTTGCCGAGTACCGCCATGGCGGCGGTTGGATCCAGGTGTGGACGCCGCCGAAGGCGCTCAAGCACATCAATCTCGCCTTGATGCTGCCTGCCGTGATCATGGTGGTCGCCGCCTACATCCGCGGCCGCATCTATACGGCGCTGAAGCACCCGATGCTGGCCGGCGTGAAGCTATGGGCGTTCGGGCATCTGCTCAGCAATGGCGATCTCGGCGGCATCATCCTGTTCGGCTCGATCCTGGCCTGGGCCGTGTTCGACCGCATCTCGCTGAAGCGGCGCACTGATGCCGGCGGCCCGCCGATCCCGGTCGGCGGCGTCGGCAACGACGTCATCGCGGTGGTGGTCGGCATCGTCGTCTATGTCGCGCTGGCCTTCGCGTTCCATCCCGTTGTGCTCGGCATTCCCGTCATCGGGAGTTAGCGATGTCGGTGCAGTCGACCATCCGGCGCAAGACGGCGCCCGAGATCCGCGCCCGCAAGGGCGGCGAGCCGATCGTGATGCTGACGTCCTACCACGCCCATACCGCGGCCCTGGTGGACCGCCATTGCGATGTGATCCTGGTGGGCGACTCCCTTGGGAACGTGATGCACGGCTTCGAGACCACCGTGCCGGTGACCCTGGAGATGATGATCCTGCAGGGCTGCGCCGTCATGCGCGGCTCGCGCCAGGCGCTGGTCGTGGTCGACATGCCGTTCGGCTCCTACGAGGCCACGAAGGAGCAGGCGTTTCATGCGGCGGTGCGGATCCTGAAGGAGACGCAATGCGGCGCGGTCAAGCTCGAGGGCGGCGCGCGGATGGCCGAGACGGTGGCCTTCCTCAGCGAGCGCGGCATTCCGGTGATGGGCCATATCGGCCTGACGCCGCAATCGATCAACACGCTCGGCTCGTTCCGTGCGCAGGGCCGCGACGAGGCGGATTGGGCCGCGATCGAGAACGATGCTGCGGCGATCGCACAGGCCGGCGCGTTCTCGGTGGTGATCGAAGCCGTGGCCGAGCCGTTGGCGCGCAAGATCACGCAGCAGATCGCGATCCCCACCATCGGCATCGGCGCCAGCGCCGCCTGCGATGGCCAGGTACTGGTGCTGGAGGACATGCTCGGCCTGTCGCCGCGCGCGCCGAAATTCGTACGCCGTTACGGCAATCTCGGTCCGGCGATCGACGAGGCGGTCGAACGTTACGCGGCC encodes:
- a CDS encoding aspartate/glutamate racemase family protein; the encoded protein is MSRSSEIVINVINPNMTESMTELIARAAQASASPTTRIIGRTARFGAASIEGHYDEAIATIGMLKEVETGDAQGCHAHVIACFGDPGLLAARELSPVPVLGIAEAAMHAASFVATHFSIVTTLSRTKVIAEHLVRNYGMEQHCRKVRAVDVAVLDLDKPEANVRGTLLGECRAARDQDGIGAIVLGCAGMADLAHDLSTELGIPVIDGVAAAVRFAEALVGLGLKTSKHGDLAFPLPKARTTL
- the panB gene encoding 3-methyl-2-oxobutanoate hydroxymethyltransferase — translated: MSVQSTIRRKTAPEIRARKGGEPIVMLTSYHAHTAALVDRHCDVILVGDSLGNVMHGFETTVPVTLEMMILQGCAVMRGSRQALVVVDMPFGSYEATKEQAFHAAVRILKETQCGAVKLEGGARMAETVAFLSERGIPVMGHIGLTPQSINTLGSFRAQGRDEADWAAIENDAAAIAQAGAFSVVIEAVAEPLARKITQQIAIPTIGIGASAACDGQVLVLEDMLGLSPRAPKFVRRYGNLGPAIDEAVERYAADVRARAFPAAEHVYGMKSKT
- a CDS encoding NnrU family protein, which gives rise to MGLLVMVVGLVLFLGAHVFTTRRAARAQVIARLGEGTYKLAYTVVALAGLALIVWGFAEYRHGGGWIQVWTPPKALKHINLALMLPAVIMVVAAYIRGRIYTALKHPMLAGVKLWAFGHLLSNGDLGGIILFGSILAWAVFDRISLKRRTDAGGPPIPVGGVGNDVIAVVVGIVVYVALAFAFHPVVLGIPVIGS